One part of the Spiribacter salinus M19-40 genome encodes these proteins:
- a CDS encoding ABC transporter substrate-binding protein, whose translation MKEQKNAMRPLTALAVAAALGIGGLGNAQALTAEQEAAAEKWIEEFQPSTLSREEQMEQIEWFIEAAEAFEGMDVSVVSETIPTHEYEASVIAEAFSELTGINLTHNLIGEGDVIEALQTEMQSGEPIYDAYINDADLIGTHYRYGQVLPLTDYMEGEGADVTSPYLDLDDFIGLDAATAPDGKLYQLPDQQFANLYWFRYDWFQREDLQAQFEDIYGYELGVPVNWSAYEDIAEFFTENVGELDGREIYGHMDYGKKDPSLGWRFTDAWLSMAGAGDKGLPNGLPVDEWGIRVEDCHPVGSDVRRGGAVNAPASVYALTKYIDWLDAYAPPEASGMTFSEAGPVPAEGHIAQQIFWYTAFTAPMAAEGTPVVNEDGTPKWRMAPSPHGPYWEEGMKVGYQDIGSWTLFEHADPEARKAAWLYAQFATSKVVSLKKTHEGLTPIRQSDIMHESMTERAPRLGGLVEFYRSPDREMWTDTGTNVPDYPRLAQLWWSNVASAVTGEVTPQEAMDNLASEQDRVMERLERADVQDRCGPRLNDLRDADYWFDQEGAPKPALDDEKPQGETVPYDDLVAGWRESM comes from the coding sequence ATGAAAGAGCAGAAAAATGCCATGCGGCCTTTGACGGCGTTGGCGGTAGCTGCCGCGCTGGGCATCGGCGGGCTGGGCAATGCCCAGGCGCTCACGGCCGAGCAGGAGGCCGCCGCTGAAAAGTGGATTGAAGAGTTCCAGCCCTCGACGCTGAGCCGCGAGGAGCAGATGGAGCAGATCGAGTGGTTCATCGAAGCCGCTGAAGCGTTCGAGGGCATGGACGTGTCCGTCGTCTCCGAGACGATTCCGACGCATGAATACGAGGCCAGCGTCATCGCCGAGGCCTTCTCCGAGCTGACGGGAATCAATCTGACCCATAACCTGATTGGTGAGGGCGATGTGATTGAGGCCCTGCAGACCGAGATGCAGTCTGGCGAGCCGATCTATGATGCGTACATTAACGACGCTGACCTGATCGGTACCCATTATCGTTATGGGCAGGTCCTGCCCTTGACGGATTACATGGAAGGCGAAGGGGCCGATGTGACCTCGCCGTACCTGGATCTGGACGACTTCATCGGTCTGGATGCCGCCACGGCACCGGACGGTAAGCTCTACCAGCTCCCTGACCAGCAGTTCGCCAACCTCTACTGGTTCCGTTACGACTGGTTCCAGCGCGAGGACCTGCAGGCACAGTTCGAGGACATCTACGGTTACGAGCTGGGTGTGCCGGTGAACTGGTCGGCTTACGAGGACATCGCCGAGTTCTTCACCGAGAACGTCGGTGAGCTCGATGGCCGCGAGATCTATGGCCACATGGATTACGGCAAGAAGGATCCGTCGCTGGGTTGGCGCTTCACGGACGCCTGGCTGTCCATGGCCGGTGCGGGTGACAAGGGCCTGCCCAACGGTTTGCCCGTCGATGAATGGGGCATTCGTGTTGAGGATTGCCATCCCGTCGGGTCTGACGTCCGTCGGGGTGGTGCCGTGAACGCACCCGCCTCGGTCTACGCACTGACCAAGTACATCGACTGGCTCGATGCCTACGCACCGCCGGAGGCCTCCGGCATGACCTTCTCCGAGGCGGGCCCCGTGCCAGCCGAGGGGCATATCGCCCAGCAGATCTTCTGGTACACCGCTTTCACGGCGCCGATGGCCGCGGAAGGCACCCCGGTGGTGAACGAGGACGGCACGCCGAAATGGCGTATGGCCCCGTCGCCCCATGGGCCGTACTGGGAAGAGGGCATGAAGGTTGGTTATCAGGACATCGGTTCCTGGACGCTGTTCGAGCATGCCGATCCGGAGGCCCGCAAGGCCGCCTGGCTGTATGCCCAGTTCGCCACCTCCAAGGTCGTGTCGCTGAAGAAGACCCACGAGGGCCTTACCCCGATTCGCCAGTCCGACATCATGCATGAGTCGATGACGGAGCGGGCGCCGCGCCTGGGTGGTCTGGTTGAGTTCTATCGCAGCCCGGATCGGGAGATGTGGACGGATACCGGCACGAACGTGCCTGACTATCCGCGTCTGGCCCAGCTCTGGTGGTCCAACGTGGCCTCGGCCGTGACCGGTGAGGTGACGCCGCAGGAGGCGATGGACAACCTCGCCAGTGAGCAGGATCGGGTGATGGAGCGGCTTGAACGCGCCGACGTGCAAGATCGCTGTGGCCCGCGTCTGAACGACCTGCGCGATGCGGACTACTGGTTCGACCAGGAAGGCGCACCGAAGCCGGCCCTCGATGACGAGAAGCCGCAGGGTGAGACCGTGCCTTACGACGATCTCGTCGCCGGCTGGCGCGAGAGCATGTAA